Genomic window (Oryza sativa Japonica Group chromosome 3, ASM3414082v1):
CGTGCTGACTTTTCACACGGCGGCCTGGGTGGGGCACCACAGCTGGTCGTCCTCCATGCTCGTCCAGAAGCTATCGACGTCGAAGCCGCCGATCTCGAAGTCCGCGACGGCGAGGTCGGGGAAGGTGAGGCCAGGCAGCGACGACTCGGACGTCGTCCACGTCTGCCCGCCCTGGCACGGCGGCTGGGCCAGCTCCAGCTCCGTGTCGCGCATGGccacgccgccggtggcgcTGGAGGCGTCGCAGGCGGTGGTGAACCACTCGGCGCCGTCGGCCTGCGTGGGCCAGCTGGGCTGCGCCCCGGCGCCGGAGTCCGTGgacagcgacgacgacccggccgtgGTGCTCGACAGCTCCGGTGCAGGCGTGCCGCCCGactgcgcgccgccggccgccgcgcagtACTCGGCTGGCCAGCAGCTGGCATCGGGCGCCGGGAGCTCCGGCGACTCGTAGAGCCCGTCGGAGCCGCCGTGCTGCCACGACAGGGGCGGCGTGTCGGTGCCGccttcctgctgctgctgctgcccggcggcggcggcctggatgCGCTCGACGAGGCGGGGCATCCAGAGGTAGCGCATGACGTCCTTGAACTGCTGGCTGTTGACGTCGCACTTGAGCTGCTTGGCGTGCTTCTGCACCCGCGTGCGCCAGTAGTTCTTGATCTCGTTGTCGGTGCGTCCCGGGAGGTGCTGCGCGATCTTGGACCAGCGGTTTCCCCACCGCGAGTGCAGCTCCAGGATGAGCAGCTGCTCCTGCGGCGTGATGTTGCCTCGCCGGAGGTCGGGGCGGAGGTAGTTCAGCCACCGGAGCCGGCAGCTCTTGCCTGTGCGTTTCAGCCCTGCATGACAACAACCAAAAACCAAGATTAATTTTTCTCTTCACGTCACATCAAAATATTCACATGTAGTACACCATTGCTAAAACATAGTATGCAGCAACTAATCAATTATATACTAATGCAGTTATACGCATACGACGACGGCAGGATGGATGATGTAACGGGGGAGGGATGAGCAACTAAAAATATCCCTATGAACAATGCTAGCTACGCTGCTAACCACTAAAAATTCTCTCCCCTTTCCCTCTCACTCACTATAGCTTCTAGCTTAGCTGGTTGGCTGCTAGAGAACTCAGGGTAGACTCGTAGCTATCTGTGTTTCCAGAAATCAGCATGTAGATGCAAGAGCGACTGGTACTTTGCGTCCTATAATTGCTCATCAGGCTAAGCATGTACGGACACTCAGCTCATGGAATTGATCGATGTGTGCGTGCATGTaatttatggtggaattgggagctcgatcgatcgagatcgcGATCCTACCTGCTGATCGGGCGAGCGAGTTCCAGCGGCCCTCGCCGTGCGCGGCGATGTAGTTGACGAGCAGGAGGTCCTCCTCCACCGTCCACGGCCCGCGACGCAGGTCGCCgcccatcacctcctcctcgctgcTCGCGTCCCTCTCGTGCGCCATGTCCATCGTCGACCGATCCGGATCAAAATCCCTCCCTTTCGAGTCTCGATCGATCCTCGCGGGCCAGTCGATTGATCGGATAGATCAAGCTAGTAGCTAGATCGAGCTCAGGAGATTCTGGTTGTTGTGCTTTGGTAGAGGGGTACTATATATGCGCCGTTGCTGTGCTCTCtggatagatggatggatggatggatgtgtgCTGCGATGAAACTGGCGGGAGACGGGGAGGGAGGTGTCGGGGTTTATATAGACGGGAggagcgcgaggaggaagaagaagaaagaagaaagaggcGGGTAGGCTGGGCTGGACGACTTGGAAAGAAAGGACCATGTGGGGGAGAACGCCGCAACCGGGGAGATTAGTTTACGccttttttgaagtttttttttcccttcttcttctttaaAAGCCAAAAGTTTAGGCGATTAACCCCCATCGTGGTTAATTAGGGATAATCATGCGATTAGGATTAATTAACCACGCCGCTAATTTAATCGCccgcgtacgtacgtacacgggTTGGAGAGACTCGGGGGACTTTTGCGGTGGGTTTGACCCGTTGACTCGTCCAGCTGTACAGGCGTACAGCTCACTCGCGCGCGCTACACGCGCTCGCGCCGTCTGCCTACGCGGGCCTCTGCCGCTGGGGCCCACCTGGGTCCATTTCTGTCAGCCAGTTGGGAGCTACCTCAGCTTCTAGTTCCGGTGGGAAAAGAGATACGGAGTAACTACGTATACCTTATAGCCATGGAATACACAACTGATGATGGTACAGATATACTGCCACTAGCGTATACTACTACTTACTACTACTAGCAGTATTGGAGCATCTGTGGCAAATGGGCACAATAATTGCTGCTGCACAAATCACAAATACTAGTACGTATACTATCGGTAGTGTAGTACACCGGTACGGACAAGTAGTGGTATTATCGCAAACATGCGTGTACACCTCTAGTACAGTGCGTCTGTGCATCACCATGGTTCTACACTCCAGTCGTAGGTGGTAGCTGgagtatattataaaatatcagggcatccacaatagttatctatagaCTCTCTATAAGATATCCATATCagtatattttcctacttgaaagagattaaatgaagagagagagagtaaaacTATCTAATAActtggagatagtctatagagaaaaacgaggtaatggatgagagagctatagatatccatgtagacatactattgggATGATTTACTATTAGTCTAGTCTATTGTTGAGATGTATatattttatagagagcaccttactttaccattgcgggtgctctcaGGTTATATATAGGGTTCACATAACCGCTTGTGAAACTTGGAGGTTTCAAAGATGGATAGAGTTGATGATCCGCTTAGTAAGCCAACAGAAGTTAATAAAattaaaccaaaatttaaactatCTGACAATTTTTTGAATTTATGTGGTTTTGAAAGGACTCCGTGTGCGAAAGGGCTTGTAGCCTaatggttacaagagcctcagtagcacctgaggtcctgggttcgactctccatgagagcgaattttccaggattcaacagcgttgtgctttcagtggtaggcgatgtTTGTAAACCTGGTTATAAGTCCTATCCTATCCGAGGTGTTTGGAGCTAGCACATAAACTTCAGCTGACACCATAAGAGGTGTATGAGATTATGTACTATTTTCAgtcaagaatatttgatgttaaCGTTGTTATATTAGTGGCACTACTGTCAAATTTTATCGACTAAATAAATTactatcttattaaaaatatcgtattaattggataaagaaTTTGTTGGATTATAGTGAGTCATGATTAAATTAATTGTGTTACATACGTACATCTCTCTAAGAGTTATATACCAAATCGGATTCTACACTTAAATTTAGCATAGCTCAATATTGCACACAAAAACAAGCTACTTActtcctccgtaaaaaaaaaagacaaaccatgAATTCCCGtgtcaacgtttgactgtccgtcttatatgaaatttttttataattagtattttcattgttgttagatgataaaacatgattaatactttatgtgtgacttatctttttaatttttttcatattttttccaaataagacggacggtcaaacgttagacatggaaaccagagtttgtctttttttttttttatgggacggagggattatGTGTGATGTCTGAAAGAAGCCAGAAACTTCAGCTGCCAACCCAGTAGATGAGATTGCTTGTACATATTGAGCAGCAAAATTGACTTGATCAGTCTCAGAATTTCGACTATTCCAACCAGGAGATCATTGTTGGTGGCCGAAACGTTCGGCAAATGTTCATCTCAGAGCCACCGCCTCTTCGCCGAGCTTTCCCCGTATGAGCTCCCCAGGTCCCctctgcgccgcgccgccgccttatCTATCCATCAGGAAGAAGAATATCCCGAAAGATCTTCGCATGATTTGCGACGATCGAGACGAACAAGATCGCCTCACCTCTCCAGACGCGTGCAGCTGCAGCAAAAGCCTAGCTGGCTGGCTATAGCCGCTGCATGCTACGGCTAAACTGATCGATCGATATCGACAGCGATCTGTAATTCccctgcacacacacacaacacccCCTCACGCGTCAATTAATACACATCGTCCAGACGACGTTACGTACGTACATATACGCGTTTGTCACACTAGGGCGGCAGCAATGCATTtccgctcgatcgatcgatcgatcgattcaaCTTTCGCGGTGCAACAGTGTGAAAATTGCTGTACAACAGCAGGCAGCAGCTAAAGTTGATATACACAGCGCCCCCCGCTGCACTGTTTCCACCGTACATCgcgcgcgcgaggaggaggatttttgACCCATTTTGCTCGGATTTTAGCTCCGAcaaaccgatcgatcgattgacaCCGCGAGCGATGCGAGAACCAGCGGTTTTTTTTGTCAAGACGTGGAAGACAAACTCCACACATGCGGTTTGTTTTTTCAAAACAAGATAATTGAAAGGTACTAGTAAATCGGTACAAGTGTTCTAGTATTAATTGGGCGGAGTCGTCCTTGACtatttaggctgcgttcgttgtGATGAGTTATGGGGGATTGGGTGAGAAAAGGACATCGtattccgcgtgcacgcttcccaaactactaaacggtgtattttttgcaaaaattttctataggaaagttgctttaaaaaatcatattaatccatttttaaaatttaaaatagttaatactcaattaatcatgtgctaatggctcacctcgttttgcgtatcttcccaatcttctcaatccccctctcctcaaactcacccttagtactactagtatagAGATGATGGGAGAGTCAACCCCAACTGGCAAGAGTCATATTCTCTCATTGATCTGCCGGGGTCTGTGTGAAACAAATTTAAAAGTCCCAAGTTGCAGCTTTGTATACGCAGGAAAAAAACGGATGCTGAGAAGAAGAGATCGGTGTGGTCGGATTCCACACCGGGGTTGAAAACTTTGGCAGCTTGAATTGGATTCTTATGTGCCGTTTTTTCAACACATGGAGGTgctgtttttttaaatttattttccaaCTCTCTGTTTCTATTTTATCCCCTGTTTTTTCAACACAAATCAGTTTCAGGATGGTACACTTGCTCACTTGCTTGAGAATCCGGTTTGTTTTTTAAGCTTTGACAGGCTGCTGCAGCGGTAGAGTAGTATAGTATTGTTTTTATTTCGAACGGTCAGCAGTATAGTATTGTTGGTTTGGATTTTGTCCATGCACTTGGCGACttgtaaatttgtaattttAAACGAGAAACCGGACCAAATCTGCCAATCAGATGGCGTCCACGGTTTGATTCCCCTGCCAGCTTGGCCTAGTCTGTTTTGTATTTGCAGAGCTATGCTGATTGCTGTAGTTCTAGTAGTTGTAGTAGCTCGCAAATAAAGGTCAAAGTGTTTGCTGAGTTGGACTGGCGTGCTCGTTGACCCCCAACTACGGCCAAGGCAAAGCCACTTGTGGTTAATATATTCATAATATTTCTGTTCTTATGCGAGAGGTCGATCGATCTAATCTATGTCGATCACTGTCTTCATGTGACCTGCAGCAACGCATATGCGTACAACAGTTCGTGTCCGTGATGGTCAGTACATCGAACATTGCTCTCGTTTTGGCTCTTCACGCACATTCTCATgtgcgtttttttttaaatgttggaGTGTACAAGTAAATACTCGTCCTATcttaaaataaaggaaaaaaagttCGGATAATCTTCTAGAATAATCGTGGAAGTATGAATTATCCTTCTCAATTTTTCATACAGGACGAATTACCCCTCCTCTCACTCTACAGTGGTTTTGATTCTACATGGCACACACACACATAGTAGTCCAGtcaacataaaaataaaaaatggtgaGGCCCACTTATCGGTTATGTCTTTTCTCTCGATCACCACATGTGGGTCCtaccttttttatattttcatattGACTGGACTGCTACGTGTCACTATTACAAAAACAGTCAAATAAGGTGTTGGTTGGGAACCggctataggtgtcggttttccaACCGTTACCTATTGGCCGGCATCTATGCGAATCATATAGTTGCCGgtttaaaggtgccggttctttattttttaaactgtGGGAGGTCGGAAAAGGTTAATAGGCGTCGGTTTTAAATAAATCGACACCTATAAACCAGTCCCTATGagggtttttgtagtagtgtgtgTCACGTAGAATCAAAACTGCTCTGGAGTTTGTTGAGGATTAATACATCtggtataaaaaaaaattcgagagtaaagaatgatttttttaattgaggggggtaattcgtattgCCACAATAGTTGAGGGGTAATtcagaattttttaaaaatataagaatcaAGATGTATAGATTCGTAtataaaagttgatttttttccATAACAAAGGAAGTAGGGCAGTTTAGTAGATACGGTCAAGTTGTGTAATGCAACGAGATTTCAAACTTTTTGTTGCACGGAATTGGACTCTACCTTGAAATTTTCTAGTATTCCAAATATAGACAAAATATCCACACTACCGAACCCTATGGATTTATTTTACTGTAGCTTATATTGGATAATATACAACTTTTGGGATTGATATTGTGATCATAGTGAGAAGGCTTGTTGCTtagggtaaaaaaaatatttaaaaaggaTATTACCCAGGTGTACAGCATAACCACTTCTGACCATGATTtttccttccaagaacttctagATCTGTAGTACCTCCGGTTCCTAaccaaaaaacaaacaaacaaatttgTAGCCACTTGATCAGAGTTTATAAACAAATTTGTAACcgcaaaattaattaatatcgaTCACATCGTACTTGCCTTGAACTCTCAATCTAATAATTTTCTAAAGTTAAAATAGTAATAACCAGCAAATTATAAACTCAAAGTGGACTCACTATTAATAAACATAAAATTTAATATGGTGTGAGgtcttaattttattttatttcttaataaaatgatttctatattaaaaatattaaatataaaattgcACTTGGCTTGAGTCTTGATTTTAGTTTAAATTTGGTAATTTCAAAAGTCAGAATCTATTATATGAAATTGTACATTTCTTGGACTATAATTTTAGTATGATAGTACCaatttaattccaaaattcagtATTAATGGGCAAACTGTAATTGAGATGATTAAATTATTCTTCTTTTATTCTAACTGTATATTTTCGAAGGTACAAAAGCCAGCGACGAATCCTTAACCTTACTGAATCCCTGCTAAATACGCACCCTCATCAAGTCATCTGTGCATTGTTTGTACCAACCAGGATTTAATCCATCTTATATAAATGAGGTTTGTCATGCATATGCATCCTTTATAAATGATCCAATTAAAATGGATgttcaaatttattttctgtTTCTCCGATCAATATGTGATTGTGCTCGAGATTTCCAGttgatatacttcctccatccaactgtccatcttttattatgtatttttataatattttaaaagatgATATATTAATTACCAAAGTGCTTTGCATGCCACATATAACCATCCTTACTTTTACtggataaaaaaacaaatttatttcaACTAAAAAGATACGCGGCGAGATTTTTTTAGTTGATCTTATCAAGTCGTTTCCTTTCAACTTTCTTTTTTGCAGATGGGAAAATGACGAGTCGCCTGAGTTGAGGAGGATAAGCTGCTGTGGCAGCCTGGCAGGAGGCCGGCATCACGTATACAGGCACGACCACATGCAGAGGACAACAGTGGAACGTTGATTCCGACCACCCATTTTGATGACACGTGGAAAATCTGCATGCATGGggactaataaaaaataaaataatgcaTAGATATGCACTGGGGGCGATCTCAGCCACAATAATCTTTTCGGTGCCTAAATTATGTAAAACCCCCCGTTTTTCTCATCAATATCGTTTCGCTTTTCGGCGCCCAGTGCTTCTTTATGGACTATGGTACTTGTGATCATTGATCGACCACTCGCCGTTAGAAGAATGTTGATGAAGTGGAAATCCGGTCCATTTCCCCCTTTTTATATATATCGTAATGTTTTATCCACTAATGCGGCGCATTCCAAcggaaattaaagaaaaaaaattcatagtTACCATTCTTAATATTAATCTAAGAATTCATATCCATGTTGGAATTTTATATCTTCTCCTCATGCTACTGTAGTTGAAATAAATATTCACCGTTTGATGGTTATATGTAGGAGATAGTGGTGGTAGCTAGCTATGGTAGGAGATGATAATTCATCATTCACCATTACCACTTATCTCTCCCTTcgaaaatataatcatttttagaTTTCGACACGGTCTTCGAGATActactttgaccaataatatgtatagaagtaaaatattttaaataaaaagagttgcatattatgataatttgtttaataataaatctagtaatatcaattttacatgatagatcttttctatttttttacttttaatagtcaaagttaaaaatatttgacttggcactatactaaaatacttatattttgggacggagagagtaagtcTTTTCAAGGAGTACAAATTTTTCTAGTTTATGCTTTATCGTCCATCAAATATTTACAGAAGTGGTTAAAAAATAATGTATATGTAGCAATGATAATCGAAATTCCTATCTCTCAACGCTGATAAAGTGAAGGATGATGTAATGTAGGgtgaaatttatttattttttcttttgtagaGGTGGGGAGGACAACGACGACATGGGTGAGCTCGTGATCTACCTCTTCTCGAACGTGGTATGGTCGTGGGAAGGAGAAGATAAGACGATAACGTTACTATTTATGCACAAATCTTGATGCAGTTTACAAAATCAAGTGAAAATTTGCGGTATTTTTGGGTGAAACtagacagtaaaaaaaaaaaaacttatactgCTACGCGCTACTACCTACAGGATGATTCCAAGTTTGTCGCCCCATTTTAATGATCAATAACACACAGTGAGTCCGCTAGTTTCTTAGCCTTAAACTAAGGAAAGTATCATGTATGGCCTGTCTTTTGTGCAACCTATAGCTAGCTCGTGTGTTCCATTGGCAAGGCGACAGCTCCGGTCTCAAAAGAGCCCTCCAAGGACAAGGAGAGCCGGCCGCAATGGCGATCGAATAGTACCGTCCATTATTGTAGAGTATACATGTACTATCTCCTAAACTACTATTGCTACTTCCATAGCTGAAGTTAAAGTGAAGccacaattagtttttttttttcatggcaatCGTAACCCACGTTTTCGAATCCCAgaactaaaaaaaaagtacaataTAATCTCGCTGAAAAACTAATCGTCGTGGCCTCATATAAATCAGGCACGATTGCGTCGGCGACgagtaaattaaaataaagagtgcagagacagagagagagagatgcatgGCTAGCTCGTGCTTAGCTTTTTCGTCAGTGTTATGTTGCAGCTagctataatatatatatatatatatatatatatatatatatatatatatatatatatatatatatatatatatatatagacatacaCAAGTATGTAACGGCTAATGGCTTAGTGGGAGACACATAAGATTAGCAGCGTGTTGTTAGTGGAAAAGCGATCGAGAGCTCATGCATAATTAATTAGTGACAAACGTGTTAATGTTCGATCCAGGAAGCACTAGTTTGTGGGTCAGTATTTGTAGGCTTCAAAGGGCTCAGGGGTACAAAAGCTGCAAGTATAATAACCTGTTTCAGGTAGTTTCGGCCGAGCACTTTACGTGTTCCAATCCAGGAGGCGGCTGCACATCATCGACAAAGTCGTAGTAGAATTAACCTGGGAAGTGTTCTGTTGATCAGCTTATAATATAGATCACATGCATATCTCTACTGGTTTTAATTTTGTCTTAATATACGCATGACAAGTTATTGCCAGTTCTGGTGCTAGCAaaacagcatatatatatatatatatatatatatatatatatatatatatatatatatatatatatatatatatatatatatatatatatatatatatatatatatatatatatatatatatatatatatatatatatatatatatatatatatatatatatatatatatatatatatatatatatatatatatatatatatatatatatatatatggtgaaatgTTCGTTTAGAATCTCAATTCATGGGCGTTAACTAGGAGATATGGAACGAAAGGAACCGGAGAACTTTCCAACACAAGGAGTTGCCGGCGCTAACTCTGCTAGCCAAGATAAAGGAGGAAGCAAAAACATGGGGGTTGGCGGGCGCAAAAAATCTCGCCGCCTGGTTGACAATGTAACTGCCTATAGTTAGGGCCACGGCCCTAGGTTTTTTGTTTTCTGTACTTTATCCTTGTTTGTACAGTTTTCGTCtcctctattcaatgaaattgacGGCCTCGTcgattcgttcaaaaaaaaattcatgggtAGATGCTACAaattaaacaaaataaaatgcaaCAGATAGTGTCCCAAAAGGGGCACTACATGTATAGGAGCCATTTTATATATAGATGCTGAAAATAAGgtgttaaaaaatgaaaagaaatccGGGATGAAAGGAACATCCCTAAGCTTAAGAACAGGCTCAAGAATATGTCCCTTAAAGCAAGCACCACTTGTTTGATATGCTTAGCATCAAGTAggacaacaattttttttataaaaagtttctatgtaGGCACATCATCTTGGCTAGCTATtccttccattttttttctcctactgATGTACTGAAACACCAACAAATTAAAGTTGCTCATATCCTTTTCCaacccttttcctttttcttgtttttgttttcttgctTACTCCTTGATTCGAGCATTTTATATCATTGCATTGAAACTAACCAACCGCGTCCTACGCGTCTGCTTGCTagtatatgcaaaaaaaaaaaactttgatgaAATCTAGAAGTTGCGTTTCAAATTAAGCCACAGAGAACATATTCCAAACTTTACACACTTCTGCTTTAATGATGTGGAAACTAAATAACAACTTGAGCTCTGTTTTGGACCCTGCCTGAGCATATATAATCATCTGTGTAGAACTTGACTTCTTAATGCAATGTGTCAGTATCAGCACAGCATCAGCTAAAAAAATTACTAATCAGAATGAAGAATAAAAACATGGTGCACTGACTTTTATGCTTGCTTGCCTACTCAATGCTCCATGAAGCCAACTTTTTTAACTATTGGTGTACAAAGCTGAAGGGAACTTTGCATTTGCATTGTACATACTGGTCCTCCTTTTCAGCACCAGTACTCCTACCACTGTTGGTTCCAATGGTAAAGCAAGCATATAAACTGGTGCCTCCCATGATGACTAAGTTTAGATAAAACATGAAAAGCTTTTTACAACATGTGATTGGATTTGTCTAAATACTCTGGATGAAGCATCTGATCTGAGGATGTTCTGAGGGCCGGGACTCCTATTTCGGAGTTAAAAAGCTTCCAGGAGAGTACAATAATTGGGGATTCTGTTTTAACCTTATCAACATTAACATcaaaaagaaaagttttggagGTATACAAAATATTATCATTATTTTAGCTGGTACTAATAATGTGGATGATCTTTTAATAAAAATTTGTATGTAAAGGTCTACGAATTGCGGCAGATTTAGAAAGTATATGGGACATTCTTATGCTGCAAGTTAGCAAGTatgcgcaaaaaaaaaaggtagtatGATTAAAGAAGCCCAATTGGGACAAAACTTTGTGTCATTAGGCTCCATCAAGACCGTACATTACAATACTTGTATATTTGCATGAACTACGATCGATATGGCAACATATGCGTACAtgcgaaaatatatttatagacgCAATGACAAGTGTCTGCACACAATAGAATACTTGGATTAGAGGAGTGGCCACTAGCATAGTGACAAAAAGCTTTAGAAAGTTCTTCCAAATTAAATAAATGTTGTGTGAACTATTAATTAGTTTACATTATCATGTAGATGAGAGCATACATATTCAAAAACTGGCGGAATGCCATCTACTTATCATTCTGAAAATAAAATGCACCAAAACGATTTTACATCATTACGGTGCAACGGAATTCTTGCAAGCATCATTGCTGAAAGATCAGCGAGCAAATGCACGGTAAATTTCTTTATTATGCTATAGCTATATATGTGGGATTCCCCTAACCTGGTGAATTAAAATGGATCAGAGAGCCCTCGTAGCCATATGCCATAGGAAAAGGATATCACCAAGATAAAGGACACTTATCCACACGACATGAAGCTTTCATTCATAATGATGATTCTGGCTGCAAATATATATGACAAATTGCAGCCGTTCGTGTATGACAGTAACCAACGATATTTGCATCCTTCTCCCTCCAATTGCACAtggatatgtatatttttaggAGTCGACGTCGACGTAATTAGCTCAGCAAAGACTCCTACATGGTAGTTTTTACCAACCTACTCGAGATCTCCTATCATGAGTCGCCATTAATCTAGCTGATGATCATGACTAGCTCCCTTTGCATTTTAAAGGATGCTCTCTCTCAAATCTCTCTCTGCCAATGCTAATGGCTGCCACGGCATTAACCAGCAGTTCAGCTGCTACTTAGCACACCTTTTTTCCTCCTTATATTACTGGCTCTATATA
Coding sequences:
- the LOC4332651 gene encoding transcription factor MYB2 gives rise to the protein MDMAHERDASSEEEVMGGDLRRGPWTVEEDLLLVNYIAAHGEGRWNSLARSAGLKRTGKSCRLRWLNYLRPDLRRGNITPQEQLLILELHSRWGNRWSKIAQHLPGRTDNEIKNYWRTRVQKHAKQLKCDVNSQQFKDVMRYLWMPRLVERIQAAAAGQQQQQEGGTDTPPLSWQHGGSDGLYESPELPAPDASCWPAEYCAAAGGAQSGGTPAPELSSTTAGSSSLSTDSGAGAQPSWPTQADGAEWFTTACDASSATGGVAMRDTELELAQPPCQGGQTWTTSESSLPGLTFPDLAVADFEIGGFDVDSFWTSMEDDQLWCPTQAAV